The Armatimonadota bacterium genome includes the window GACAACCTGCCCGAGCCGTTCAACTACCTCGGTATGCACGTCAGCTCCGAGTTGGCGCTCCATCGGCTCACCGGCAAGGCGTTCTACATGGATCACGCCCGCAGAATGGCCAACCTGTTCAAGAACAGGCTGAACCTGGTAGATGATAGATACGTCTGGTACTACTGGTACGAGCCGCTCAACACCGGCTATTCGCGGGAGGATGATGTCTCGGATAACTACCCGGTCATGCCGCCGAAGCCGTCGATCGAGGACGTCTCGCATGCCACGCTGAGCATCCAGTTGGTGCTGAATGCGCGTCGTGCAGGGGTCGTGTTCGACAAGACGGACGTGCGGCGTGTGGCGAATACCTTCCTGAAGAACGTCTACGTTCCTGGCGAGGCCAGGTTCAATGGGCGGGTAGATGGCAGTCGGACCAGCGAGAAGTTCGAGATGGCGGCGGTGACAGGCTGGCTGCCCCTCGCGGAAGCTGATCCGGCGGTGTATGAAGCGTGCAGGGCAGTCTATATCGCCCGTGACAAGGACAGCTTCCCGGCGCTCGCCCGCCTGCTCAAGTGGGAGAAGCTTCTGTCGCAACGTTCAGCCAGGTGACGCTCGCAATGAAGGATGGTTGGTCGCCCCGGGCGAACAAGTGACTTGAGATTGTGCGGTGAACCGGCCGCAGGAGGTTTTACAGTAATGCGTAGTTGTCGCAATCTGCCGGCAGTGTTATTGACCGGCGCTCTGGTCTGCCTCGCCCTCAGTGCGGCGGGCGCGGCGGACATCCCCGATTTCACGTTCATCCACGCTTCTGACGTTCACGCACCGATGACGATCAGCCAGGAAGTCTGCGCGGCGATGGCCAAACAGGGGCCGATCGAGATCAAGCCCGGGATCATGACCGAGGCTCCGTCGTTTGTCGTCGTCAGCGGCGATCTGACTGAGTTCGGCGGTGGAGGTGGCGTGTGGGACACGTATCTGTCCTACTGGAAGGACTTCACCGTTCCCGTGTATCACACGCTTGGCAACCACGACGGCCCATGGTGGTGCATCAGAGGCAAGCTCCACGAACTCTACGGAGGCACCAGTTGGTCCTTCGACAAGTTCGGGTGCCATTTCATCGGCCTCGACAACTGCTCGCCCCAGGACCCGAGGGCCTCGATCAGCCGCGACCAGCTCACATGGTTGAGAGCCGACCTCAAGAAGGTCGACGACGTCACTCCCGTCTTCGTGATCATGCATCACATGCTGAACGACGACTACTTCGGCAGTCCCTACGCGACCGCCCAGCTTCTGGATCTTCTCCGTCCGCATAATCTGGTCATGTTCCTCGGCGGACACGGCCACAATGCGAAGCTCCTGAACTTCTTCGGGGTGGATGGCACGGACGGCGGTGCGGTCTGCGGGCCTTTGCCCAGAGTCAAGGCGGGGTACAGCATCGTCTCCGTAAAAGATGGGATCGTGCGTATCGGTTTCAGGGAACACGGCAAAGACGGCTTTGACAAGGTCTACGTCGAGAAACCGCTTCCCACCAAGGCGAACTACCCCACGATCGAGATCCTGAACGTCAAAGAGGACCAGTCGCTCGACCCGTCCGGCTCGTTCTTCGTTAAGGCGAGGATCTCGGGGAGCGATCAGCTCTTCAAGCAGGCGAGCCTCAGTGTTGACAGGAAGTCCTTTGCCGAGGATGAGAAAGGCGAAGATCCGCTGGTGCTGACGACGGAGGGTGTCTACGTCGGTCAGCTCTATTACCAGGACCTTCCTCCCGGCGCGCACAGTCTGCGGGTCAGGTTCATCGATGATACCGGCAAGAAGTACTACAAGAGCGTCCGCTTCAACCTCGATCCGTCAGGGAGCAGACTGGTGTGGCGCTCGTTTATCGAGGGCTCGTGCAGAGCCGCACCCGCTGTCACCAGGGACGCAGTCTACGTCGGCGGCACGGATCGTAAGCTCTACGCGTTCGACAGGGCGACCGGGAAGCAGAAGTGGACGTTTCCCACCAAGGGCGACACGGCGACGACTCCGGTGGTTGTCGGCGACACGATCTACCTGGGCTGCGGTGACGGCAAGCTCTACGCGCTCGATCTGAAAGGCAAGGAGAAGTGGAGCTTCCAGGCCAGGGAGGCCATCTACAGTTCGCCCGTATACGCCGACGGTCTGATCCTCTTCGGCTGCAACGACTCCGACTTCTACGCTGTAGATGCGAAGACAGGTAGTCAGAAGTGGGTTCTCACCGAACCGGGCTATACCATCGAGGTGCGGCCGTTCGTCTACGACGGCGTAGTCTATTTCGGTGCCTGGGATACCTTTGTCTACGCGGTGGACGTGCAGACCGGTCAACTGAAGTGGCAGAAACCCGGCTACGCCTGCACGCAGAGAACCGCGGCCGTGAGGTACTACAGTCCAGCGGACAACGGCCCTGTAGTCGCAGGCGGGAAGGTGTTCATCGCCGACCGTGACTCGAAGCTCGGGATCATGGATGCCGTTACCGGCGAGATGCTGGGGAACGCGTCCGGTCCCGTTGCCGTGGGGATCGCCGAGGACGCCAAGGCGGTCTACGTCCGCAAGGCCAACGCCGTCGGTAAGCTCGACCTCGACGGCAAGGAAATATGGAGCGTCGAGGCGGCCGCCGATTCCGTGCCGGCGTCTCCGGTCGAGAAGGACGGCGTCGTGTACGTCGTTTCGCGGCTCGGGCTCGTTCAGGCGCTCGATGCTAAGGATGGTAACCTTCTGTGGATGTATCAGGCCACCCCGCTGCTCTACGTCTTGGACCAGGTGACGGTCGTGGATGGCGTCGTTTATGTAAGCGGCATGGACGGCAGCGTCACGGCAATCAAGGCCAAATAATCACTCGTCCTATGGGTCCCATGATTCACATGGGACCCGTGGGACCCACGCGACCCATGACCCACCAAACCCACGCACTTGGAATCGAGATCGGCGGCAGTGCACTCCGCATGGGGGTGATTGATCGGGAGGGCAGTGTCGGACACTCCAAGCGCACGTCATCGAGCCACCTTCGCGACCAGTCGTGCGCAATGACACAACTTCTTTGCGAGGTCGAACGGTTTCTGACCGAGGCTGAGGTGCAAGTGATCGACCTTGCGGGCATCGGGATCGCCGCCGCCGGGCTGGTAGACAACGAGAGGCGTGCGATGGTGTCGGCGTCGAATCTGGGCTGGCGGGATTTGGAGATAGGGTCTCCGGTCGAGGAACACACTGGCGTCCGAACGGTCGTCGACAAGGACACGAACATGGCGGCGCTGGGCGAGCTTATGGTGGGCGCCGGACGAGGGTTCGACTCGTTCATCTACGCCGCCATCGGCACCGGGGTCGGTGGCAGCGTGATCTACGGCGGGCAGCTCGTTCGAGGCATCGGAAACAGGGCAGGAGAGTTCGGCCATCTGATCGCCGGTAGCGAGGAGATCTGCGGATGTGGGGCACGTGGTTGTCTAGAGACTCTCGCAGGTGGAGCATGGCTCGCGCGTCGCGCAAGGGAGGCCATTGCGGACGGCTCAAGGTCGATAATCGCTGAGCTTGCCGGGAACAGCGTCGATGAGATAACCGCTCGGACGGTCGTCGAGGCCGCGAAACAGGGTGATGGACTCGCTGTGTCGGTGCTCGCCACCGCCGCCGACGCGTTAGGCGCGGCGCTGATCAACACGATCAGAATGATCTATCCGGAAGCCGTGATCATCGGCGGCACTGTCGGTTCGGTGCGCAGATTCGTGTTCGAGCCTGTGAAGGCATTCGTCGAGTCGAACAGCGTGCTTCCCGGCACCAACCTTCCGCCGGTGCACGTGCTCCCCGCGGGTCTTGGTGACTCGGCGGCAATCATCGGGGCGGCGCTGTCGGTCTTCTGACGGCTGCTGCGCGCAGAGGGTGTGTCAGCGGTTCCCTGCGCGGAAGGACTCCTTCTCCAGTGCTCTCATCTGCTCGACTTTGGCGGCGGATCCTCCGCCCTGGAACTCCGACTCACACCACGCGTCGACTATCTTCTTCGCCAGCTCATGGCCGATCACCCGCTCTCCCATCGTCAGGATCTGGGCGTTGTTACTCTTGACCAGGCGCTCGGCTGAGAAGACGTCGTGGCAGACTCCCGCATAGACCCCTTCGACCTTGTTGGCGACCATCGCCATTCCGAGACCGGTCCCGCAGATGAGGATTCCGCGATCGTATTCGCCGCGCTGGATCTTGAGCGCAAGGTTGTAGCCTATCTCGGGGTAGAAGGCGCCCTCGTTCGCCGCCAGGTAGTCCAGGTCGGTGACATCGAAGCCCTTCGTCCTCAGGTGACCGAGAACGGTCGCTTTGAGACTTACCGCTGCGTCGTCACAGTCTATCGCAATCTTCATCCTGTGCATTCCTCCAGAATCCATTCGGGCCGAACAACGATCCTACGCTCTCATCCCATACGCCCATCTCGAGCGCAAGGTCGAGCACCGTGTAGCGCTGTCTGAGGAGTTGAGCGGGCCTGAACGAGTCGTGCAAGCGAGTGTAGCCGATCCCGATCTCGGTTGGGAGTGACGCTGCGCCGGCCCGGCTGATCATGTCTTGGATCGCTCCCGCGCCGAGCAGCTGCCCCCGCAGTCTCACCCGGAGGTCCTCCCACATCGAGTGCAAACGCTTCAACCTGGCGGACAGCGCATCGGCATTGATGTACTTGCCCTTGCACTGAGCCGTAGCCTGCTCGGCGAGCTGAGGGTCTCGGAAGTGCTCCGCGACCTGAGCCTCTACATCACTCCACGTCGGCCATCGCCTGCTGATCAAGTCGGCATCGTATCGTATATCGTCAGCGTTCAGGCTGAGAATGTACTCGTAGAGCGCCTCGGAGCATATCGAGCCGATACCGACCTTGATCCCGTGCGAAGGCGCGATGCCGTTGTAGACGTGGTGCTCGTTGTCCCACAGATGGCTGAACAAGTGGTCCGCCCCGGACGCCGGTCGGGACGACTGCGCGACCTGCATCGCCAGACCGCTCATGGTGAGCCCCTCCATCAGCATGATCAGGGCATCGCGATCCTTGTTTCTGATTCCCTCAGGGTTGTCCACCCACTTGCGCAGATTCGGCTGGACGAGCGACCAGGCCGCCTCATGTATCGGTTCGATGCCGAGCGCATCCGCTAACATCCAGTCTGCGCCGGCCGGGATTTTGGCGATGAGATCCGCGTAGCCTGAGGCATTCATCCCCTCGGGTGCGTTCTCGAGGACACCGATATCGGCTATCAGCGCGACAGGGGCAGGGCAGAAGATAGTCTGCTTGTAGTTGTCCTTCGCGATAGACGCGCCGAAGGCCGTATAGCCGTCCATCGACGCGGCCGTGGCGACCACCATATACGGCTTGCCGCACTGATGCGAGGCAAGCTTCACGAGATCGTTGATCGTTCCGGAGCCGACCGCGACGGGGATTGCGTCGGTCCCGCTCAGAAACTCCGTCAGCATCTCGACGAACCGGTATTCTGCGTGCAGGTCGTCATCCTCGATCACGAGCAGCTCGCGCGTCCGGAAACCGCCGGCTGCGAAGGCATCGACTACCGCCTGGCCGGCGGCCCGATACGTGTTTCTATCGGCAATGACGACCGATGGCCGGCTGCCGAGGCACTCCGCAAAACAGGCGGGCGTCTGCGCCAGAGCATCTGGGCCGATGATCACTCTCTTGGTAGTGCTGACGCCCTTGATCGCCTCATGAAGCCTCTGTTCAGTCTCCTTCATCTGCCCGCACATGGCATCAGTATAGCATATCCTCTCTGCGAACGGAGGTTCTGTGTGTCACCAAGGTTATGCGCCGACAACTGTGGAAAACTACCGCATGACTCGCGCGAACCCGCAGCCTGAACGCGATGGCCGCGCTAACGACAACGCCTTGAGTGCGTACTACTTCTTCTCCCTGGCAGCGCTAGGGTTTGTCGTGGGCTTCATGCCGCTATACCTGAGAGCGCGGGGCATCACGCTCAGCCAATACGGAATCCTGAGCGCGCTCTACGCGATCGCCGGAGCCGCAACGCAGATTCCGCTCGGGGTGCTGTCCGACCGACTGCGCCGGCGCAGGCCGCTTGTGGTGCTGGGTACGGCGGCCCTGGGCGGATCGTATCTTCTCTACGGGATGGCGACGACGTTCGCGGAGTTCTGCGCGCTCTACACACTTTCGGGGGTTGTGTTCTTTGCTGTCTCGACTCTCACCAGCGCGCTGATCCACGACTGGACGGCGGGCACAGGCGGCACCGCGGCGATGTACGGGCGGACGAGGATTTGGGGTTCGATAGGGTTCATCGCCTCGCTGCTCGTCGTGAGCGCTGTGCCGAGCCTTGTGTCAGGGAAGAACCTGTTGCCGTTTATCGCGGGGCTGTTCCTTGCCAGCGGGGTTACTATCCTCTTTACGGTGGAGTCGGACACCTCGACGCCGAGGGAACATGCGCGCCTGACAGGCATCCGACGGTTGCTCGGCAACCGAAATCTGGTTCTGTTCCTCGCCGCGTTTCTCCTCTATAGGACGGCCGAGTCGAGCACTATGAGTTACCTCAGCCTCTACCTGCAATTGCTCGGCGGATCGAAGTCACTGATCGCGCTGGCGCTGGTGGTCAACGCGGTCGTCGAGATTCCCTTCATGATATGGGTCGGTCGCGCGTCCGACAGGATCGGACGCCGTCCGCCGCTCGTGATAGCCTTCCTCACGCTTCCCCTGAGGCTCTTTCTGTACTCGCAGCTTCGGACCCCCTACGATGTATTCCTGGTCCAGATGTTCCACGGTCTCACGTTCAGCTTCATGCTGGTCTCCTCGATGGCGTTCGTCGCCGATTCGTCAGCAGGGGACAGGGCGACCGGCCAGGGGTTGCTGACGATGGTGATGGCGACCTCGATGGCCGTCGGGCCGTTCGTCGGGGGGTTCGTGGCGGACCGCACATCGCTGGCCGCTATGTACGGCCTGTTCGCGATAGTCGCGCTGGTCGGCGGGTTGATCTTCGTCACGTTTGTGAGAGAGTCGCATCCCGATTTGGCCGCCAACAAGTCCCGGATCCTGTTGACATCCGGGTCTTTGCCCGCCCGCATGATATGCCGGACACTCCGGGCTCCGATCGTGATGATCGTCGGCAAGGACTAGCAGCCCCTGGATAGGTCCAGTAGCCTGGCCCGGTGTGTAGGGGCTTTGATCTCGCATATACCAACCTTTCGTCTGCTAGCGGCTCTTCGATGATGGCTTGTCCCAGGCGGTCATGACCCGGGTGACGTCGCGCCGGGCCTCTATGCCGTTCTCGTAGGTGACGACCATCCACGTCTGACGCCTGCCGATCTTGGAGGGGATGCCGCGCATCGGGGGTGATTTGATCGGGGTGACGGTGGTGACGAGAGCCTTTGTCACGACGGTCAACGGTGGCTTGGGCATGCTGACGAGCAACCTGTCGCCCACGGTCAGCCGCTCGATGTCAAGGGCCGGATTCAGCCTCTCGAGTTCAGCCAGAGATGTCCGGTATTGAGCAACGAGCTTGTATGCGCGGTCGCCCGGTTCTACGGTGTGATAGACCGGCCTACCATGTGGCTTGCTCAGGTAGTCGGCGGCCTCCTCCGATGTCGCCAGAATCCTGTCGACGTCCAGGTAGCACCTGTCCAGCGCGACGACTTCCATGAACTTCGGCTGCGCATACAGGTTCCTTATGTTCTGTGAGTGTTTCTTGAGCAGCAAGTCAAGCGCGCGCTGCGCCTCGTCGCGCTTCTGAAGGGCCGCAACCGGTTCGCCGTCCACTAGAATCGCATAGGCATGGGCTTTCAACGTTAGAATCCTGTCGAGAATCGCGGCGGCGTCTTGCGTCAAAGAGACTCCTGCATCCCTGGAAGCGCGCTTCAGAACGATATGCTGTTCGAATGACGGCGATGTGACGGTCTTTCCGGATAGCTTGCGGGCTAAAGTGACGTCCAGTACCGACCGAGCCGCGCGGACCGATTCGAGCGTGACGACGGGCTTTGCGTCTACAACTACACTGCATGGGGCATTAATGATGTGGTCGTACGCCGCCCATCCGACCAGGAGGGCGATGATGAACAGAAACACGCTCCGTTCCAGCAGGCGGTTGCGCTCATGCCGTTGGACGTTCTGCTCCTGCATCTGCACGCTCCGGGCGACGCGAGATCAACGGTATCTCAGCAATTCGCTCACGGTAACGGGCTGGTATCCGCGGGACTTCAACTCTGCCAGCAAGCCGTCGAGGGCGTCGGCAGTCGGCTGGCTTCCACAGTGCATCAGTATGATTGATCCGTTGCGGACGCGATCCAGCACTCGCTCGGTTATCTGCTCGGACGTGATTCCGCGCTTGAAGGCATCCCATGAATCTACGTCCCAGTAGATCGAGCTGTAGCCTTCCCCGCCAACCAGGCCGAGGACGCGCTTGTCGCGCGCGCCACTCGGTGCCCGGAAGAGGGGTTTGGTGCTCCGGCCGATCAAGCGCAGTGACAGCTCCTCTGTCCTGCTCAACTGCTTCACGATCTCGGTGTCCGAGATCCGAGTGAAGTCTGGGTGGGAGTAGGAGTGGTTGCCTATCTCATGTCCCTGATCGGCGATGCGCCTCGCCAGAGCCGGGTTCTGCTCAATCCACCTGCCGGTGAGGAAGAAGGTGCATCGGACACCGTGTTTCGTCAGCGCCCGGAGTATCTTCTCAACCGGGGCGCTGGCCGCCCCTGCATCAAGGGTGATGGCGATTCTCGGACTGTCGGCGCTGCCTCTGGAAACCTCACCCGCCGAAGCCAGCGGCGCGGAATGCGTGTGTTTCGTGGAGGCATCTGGCCCTGCCATCTGGTGCGAAGGCTCCTTCTGCATCTGCCCTTCTTCCTTCGACGCCTCGCCCTGAGAGGTCGGCGGCTGGTCCTCGGAGTAGCGTTTGGTGGTCGCCGATTCAGGTCTCGGCGCCCGGGTGGGTTTTCGAGAGTCGTCGTCCGGTTGCCGGTGAGGCTGAACTGCGGGTGGCTGAGATTGGCCGCGGTATCCGCTACTCCCGGGTAGACACCCCTGGTTGGCCGTGAGCACGAATACTGCGCCCACGACCAGCCCGACAATCGCGAGTGCTGACAGGCCGTTCATTGCCCTCGCGACGAGGCTTCTTCCTGCGGATCTTCGGGGAGACATCTCTAGCTCTTTTCACCTGCGCCGTTCCCGGCAAGCGCTTTGTCGCCGCTGAGCCGGGTCTTAAGTATCTCCACTGCCTTGTTAAGCTGCGAATCTACATCGTTCTTGATGTCATCGTCCGAAGGCTCCACGACGACATCGGGGTGAATCTTGAGTTTGTCAACGTCTCGGAGGCTCGGTGTGAAGTATTTCGCGGTAGTGATAACCACCGCGCAGCCATCGGGAAGGCTCATTATCGTCTGCACCTTTCCCTTGCCGAAGCTGTCCGTACCGACGAGAGTCCCCGCCTTGTGGTCCTGTATCGCCCCCGCGATGATCTCCGAAGCGCTCGCGCTCGAGCCGTCAATAAGCACTACTAAGGGATACAGCCTGTGATTCTGCTGCTGGGACTGTACGCCGTATCTGCTCTGTCGCCCACCCTTGTCCTGAATCACAACAATGTCGCCCTTGTCAATGAGGCGACTCCCGATTTCGATGGCGACATCGAGGAGTCCGCCCGGGTTGCCTCGCAGATCGAGAATCAGTCCGCGCATTCCCTTGCTCTCCAGGTCCGTCAGTGCCTTGTCGAAAAGCAGGTCGCTCTTCTCGTTGAACTGGCTGAGCTGAATGTAGCCGATCTTGCTCGATTCGTCCTCGACCCGCCACTCGACTATCGGCGAGGTTATCACCTTTCGGACGATCGTAACCTCGAAGGTGTCCGCAGCGTCAATGCGTTTAATCGTCAGTGTTACCGAAGTCCCGCGAGGCCCGCGGATCATCTTGACGACGTCTTCGAGTTCCAAGCCCTGTGTGGGCTTGCCGTCTACCTTGATTATGACGTCACCCTTCCTGATGCCGGCCGCCTTCGCGGGGCTGTCCTCCAGGGGCTGGGCGATCCGGACCTGGCTCTCCTTCATTTCCAGTTTGGCCCCGATTCCCTCGAAGTCGCCCCGGTTATCCTCCTGCATCTGCTTGTTCTGGTCAGGATCAAGGAAGCGCGTATAGCGGTCTCCGAGCGCGCCCAGCATTCCGCTGATGGCGGCGTAGCAGAGTTCGTCGGACTTCTTCCTGCCGTCGCCGTAGTAGTTTGCCTCCACATAGGAGAAAACATCCCAGAAAGTCTGGACGGGGGGCAGATCGGCGCTCGATTCAGTGAGTTCGCTGCCGATTGCGGTCTGAAGCCGGGAAGGGAGTGCGCTCAGGCTGCCGATCAGCGTGCCCGCATCGCGAGAGGCGGAAACATCCTGGTAGGCGAAGCCGCTTATGAACGAGAAGGCTATGAGCAGAACCATCGCGGTCAGATGTAATCTCTTCATCGGTCTTATGCCCTCCCTCTGCTCAGCTTCGATTCGACCAGCCTACGCGCTTCATTGAGTTGCGCATCGGAGCCGCTGTCGCCGGGGCGGACCTCCTTGTCGGGCTTCAGCCCTACTCCGGTAAAATCAACGCCTTTCGGAGTCAGCATCTTGCCCGTGGTGACCAGGGCTGCAGATTTGTCTCTCAGGACCAGCGGCGTCTGGACGAGCCCATCGCCGAATGTCTGGGTGCCGACGAGCGTAGCCGATCTTGATTCTCTGAGGGTGCCGGCGACCAACTCCGCCACGCTAGCGGTGCCGCCGTTTACGAGAATCGCGACCGGCATCGAGAACGCTTTGGTGGGTGTGACGCGGATGGGACGGCGGCCGTTCTGCTCACGGATTATCGCGACCGTGCCTCCGCCGGTGAACTGCGCGGCTATGCTTGTGGCCACGTCGAGCAGGCCGCCCGGGCAGTTGCGTAGATCGAGGACCAGCGCTTTGGCGCCCTCGCTACGAACCTTGGCGACTTCGGCGGCGAACTTGCTCGCTGCCTGCTGATTGAACTGTGCGATCCGGAGGTAGCCGACGTTCTTGGTCAGCATGCTCGAGGTGACCGGGTCCACCCTGGTCTCGTGGAACAGCAGCTTCACTTCGATTGGGTCCTTGACTCCCGTGCGTTCTACTGTGAGGGTGGTCTCGCCCGACGTCTTGGTCGTCAGTTCCTCCAAGGCGTCCGTGATGCTGAGTCCGCCTTTCAACTTGCTCTCGGCGGCCTCCCAGGACTTCTTGAACTCCAGCCGGTCAATGTCCTGGTGTTGGATCGCCCTGCGGAGCTTCGCGAAGCCCGGATCGTATGCAATTACCCATTTTCCGCCGACGTCGGTGATAGTGTCGCCGCAAAGGAGCCCGGACTTCTCCGCTGGACTCCCCGGCATCGGCGCGACCACGACCACCTTCTGGGTCGCCTCATCGTCCTGGCCCTCGCGCTTCAATGCCAGGATGGCGCCGATACCGTGAAACCTTCCTGTGGCGGCATCGTCGAGCAGCTTCGTCTCTTTCGGGTCGACGAATCGCGTATCGGGATCGCCAATGACATCGAGCATCCCCTGGACCGCGCCCCGGGCGAGTTTGGTCTCTACCTCCGGAGTGATCTTCTCGACGTAGTGAGCCTGTATGAGTTTCAGGACGCTGTTCAGCAGGTCGCGGTACTTGGTGTCGCCCTTCGCGGTCCCCATCGAGTCTATCTTGACGGGGGGCTGCTCCGGCGTGAGCTTCAACAGGGCGCTGGCCTGCACCGGAAGGGTGCCTGCGAGCGCCACAAACTCCTGCCTTGAACGCAGTTCCTTGCCTCCCAGGAACGCGCCGGCGGTCACACCGGCGATCACTGTCCATAATGCGATTCTGCCGTAAGTCTTCTTCAAATCAGACTATTCCTCGTCACCGGGCCGACGCCCGGGTATTTCTCATCGAATCTAGAGCGGGTTCTGCGGAGTCCCGTTCTTTCTCAACTCGTAGTGCAGGTGCGGACCCGTGCTGAGGCCGGTGCTGCCTACACCCGCGATCGTCTGCCCCTGCTTGACGGACGCGCCTGCAGAGACCCGGAGAGATGAACAATGCGCGTAGACGGTGCTGACCCCACCTCCGTGGTCAATAATCACGGTGTTTCCGTAGACTCCGTACCATCCCGAATGGATCACCACTCCGCCCGCCGCGGCTCTGATCCCCGTCCCGCCCGGACAAGCGAGATCCACGCCCGTGTGAAAGCTGCGCCCTCCGTGAACGGGATGCGTTCTCCATCCGAACCGCGAACTGATCCGATAGCTCGCACTGATCGGGCACGCATATGATCCACGCCAGGGATTCGCAACCCTCTTTCGGCCGGCCGGAGTCGCCTGCATCCGGCGTATCATCCTCTCCAGTCCGGCCGACGCCTTCTGGAACTCGGCCAACGCCTGCTCGTATGCTGCGCGGTCCTTTTCAATCTGCTGCAGCAGGTACTGCTTCTGCCTTGCGTCCCGCAGAGTAGCCTGCGTGGCCGCAGTCTGCTGGCGCTCCAGTTCGACACGCTGCTGTTCTTTGTGTGCGAGCGTCCTCTCGTAGGCCTCTACAGTTACCTTGTCTTCCTTTATCGCCTGCACGAGTTGGACGTCGCTGTCGAGTATCCTCCGCAGCACGTATCCGCGGCTCAGCAGGTCCCAGAAATCCTCCGATCCCAGAAGCACCCCCGCGTAGCTTACGGTCCCATGCTTGTAAGTGTCCACCAGCCGAACAGACAGCAGGTCTCTCCGCTTCTTCAGCCTGGCTTCCACCAGCGCCAGCTCGGTTCTCGCCCTTGCGAGTTCCGCTCTCGTCACGGAGAGCTGCCCGCGTATATCTGAGAGCCTGGCCCGGTGGACTCCCAGCCTGCGTTGAGCCAGGATCACCTGACTGGAAGCGACGTGTT containing:
- a CDS encoding ROK family protein, which codes for MTHQTHALGIEIGGSALRMGVIDREGSVGHSKRTSSSHLRDQSCAMTQLLCEVERFLTEAEVQVIDLAGIGIAAAGLVDNERRAMVSASNLGWRDLEIGSPVEEHTGVRTVVDKDTNMAALGELMVGAGRGFDSFIYAAIGTGVGGSVIYGGQLVRGIGNRAGEFGHLIAGSEEICGCGARGCLETLAGGAWLARRAREAIADGSRSIIAELAGNSVDEITARTVVEAAKQGDGLAVSVLATAADALGAALINTIRMIYPEAVIIGGTVGSVRRFVFEPVKAFVESNSVLPGTNLPPVHVLPAGLGDSAAIIGAALSVF
- a CDS encoding PQQ-binding-like beta-propeller repeat protein, encoding MRSCRNLPAVLLTGALVCLALSAAGAADIPDFTFIHASDVHAPMTISQEVCAAMAKQGPIEIKPGIMTEAPSFVVVSGDLTEFGGGGGVWDTYLSYWKDFTVPVYHTLGNHDGPWWCIRGKLHELYGGTSWSFDKFGCHFIGLDNCSPQDPRASISRDQLTWLRADLKKVDDVTPVFVIMHHMLNDDYFGSPYATAQLLDLLRPHNLVMFLGGHGHNAKLLNFFGVDGTDGGAVCGPLPRVKAGYSIVSVKDGIVRIGFREHGKDGFDKVYVEKPLPTKANYPTIEILNVKEDQSLDPSGSFFVKARISGSDQLFKQASLSVDRKSFAEDEKGEDPLVLTTEGVYVGQLYYQDLPPGAHSLRVRFIDDTGKKYYKSVRFNLDPSGSRLVWRSFIEGSCRAAPAVTRDAVYVGGTDRKLYAFDRATGKQKWTFPTKGDTATTPVVVGDTIYLGCGDGKLYALDLKGKEKWSFQAREAIYSSPVYADGLILFGCNDSDFYAVDAKTGSQKWVLTEPGYTIEVRPFVYDGVVYFGAWDTFVYAVDVQTGQLKWQKPGYACTQRTAAVRYYSPADNGPVVAGGKVFIADRDSKLGIMDAVTGEMLGNASGPVAVGIAEDAKAVYVRKANAVGKLDLDGKEIWSVEAAADSVPASPVEKDGVVYVVSRLGLVQALDAKDGNLLWMYQATPLLYVLDQVTVVDGVVYVSGMDGSVTAIKAK
- a CDS encoding S41 family peptidase — encoded protein: MKRLHLTAMVLLIAFSFISGFAYQDVSASRDAGTLIGSLSALPSRLQTAIGSELTESSADLPPVQTFWDVFSYVEANYYGDGRKKSDELCYAAISGMLGALGDRYTRFLDPDQNKQMQEDNRGDFEGIGAKLEMKESQVRIAQPLEDSPAKAAGIRKGDVIIKVDGKPTQGLELEDVVKMIRGPRGTSVTLTIKRIDAADTFEVTIVRKVITSPIVEWRVEDESSKIGYIQLSQFNEKSDLLFDKALTDLESKGMRGLILDLRGNPGGLLDVAIEIGSRLIDKGDIVVIQDKGGRQSRYGVQSQQQNHRLYPLVVLIDGSSASASEIIAGAIQDHKAGTLVGTDSFGKGKVQTIMSLPDGCAVVITTAKYFTPSLRDVDKLKIHPDVVVEPSDDDIKNDVDSQLNKAVEILKTRLSGDKALAGNGAGEKS
- a CDS encoding polysaccharide deacetylase family protein, which translates into the protein MSPRRSAGRSLVARAMNGLSALAIVGLVVGAVFVLTANQGCLPGSSGYRGQSQPPAVQPHRQPDDDSRKPTRAPRPESATTKRYSEDQPPTSQGEASKEEGQMQKEPSHQMAGPDASTKHTHSAPLASAGEVSRGSADSPRIAITLDAGAASAPVEKILRALTKHGVRCTFFLTGRWIEQNPALARRIADQGHEIGNHSYSHPDFTRISDTEIVKQLSRTEELSLRLIGRSTKPLFRAPSGARDKRVLGLVGGEGYSSIYWDVDSWDAFKRGITSEQITERVLDRVRNGSIILMHCGSQPTADALDGLLAELKSRGYQPVTVSELLRYR
- a CDS encoding RpiB/LacA/LacB family sugar-phosphate isomerase yields the protein MKIAIDCDDAAVSLKATVLGHLRTKGFDVTDLDYLAANEGAFYPEIGYNLALKIQRGEYDRGILICGTGLGMAMVANKVEGVYAGVCHDVFSAERLVKSNNAQILTMGERVIGHELAKKIVDAWCESEFQGGGSAAKVEQMRALEKESFRAGNR
- a CDS encoding MFS transporter, which codes for MTRANPQPERDGRANDNALSAYYFFSLAALGFVVGFMPLYLRARGITLSQYGILSALYAIAGAATQIPLGVLSDRLRRRRPLVVLGTAALGGSYLLYGMATTFAEFCALYTLSGVVFFAVSTLTSALIHDWTAGTGGTAAMYGRTRIWGSIGFIASLLVVSAVPSLVSGKNLLPFIAGLFLASGVTILFTVESDTSTPREHARLTGIRRLLGNRNLVLFLAAFLLYRTAESSTMSYLSLYLQLLGGSKSLIALALVVNAVVEIPFMIWVGRASDRIGRRPPLVIAFLTLPLRLFLYSQLRTPYDVFLVQMFHGLTFSFMLVSSMAFVADSSAGDRATGQGLLTMVMATSMAVGPFVGGFVADRTSLAAMYGLFAIVALVGGLIFVTFVRESHPDLAANKSRILLTSGSLPARMICRTLRAPIVMIVGKD
- a CDS encoding sn-glycerol-1-phosphate dehydrogenase; translation: MKETEQRLHEAIKGVSTTKRVIIGPDALAQTPACFAECLGSRPSVVIADRNTYRAAGQAVVDAFAAGGFRTRELLVIEDDDLHAEYRFVEMLTEFLSGTDAIPVAVGSGTINDLVKLASHQCGKPYMVVATAASMDGYTAFGASIAKDNYKQTIFCPAPVALIADIGVLENAPEGMNASGYADLIAKIPAGADWMLADALGIEPIHEAAWSLVQPNLRKWVDNPEGIRNKDRDALIMLMEGLTMSGLAMQVAQSSRPASGADHLFSHLWDNEHHVYNGIAPSHGIKVGIGSICSEALYEYILSLNADDIRYDADLISRRWPTWSDVEAQVAEHFRDPQLAEQATAQCKGKYINADALSARLKRLHSMWEDLRVRLRGQLLGAGAIQDMISRAGAASLPTEIGIGYTRLHDSFRPAQLLRQRYTVLDLALEMGVWDESVGSLFGPNGFWRNAQDEDCDRL